In one window of Verrucomicrobiales bacterium DNA:
- a CDS encoding phosphotransferase, which yields MKLTPRARWQETCPNLFFLDAGEPSELEGYLLSLKILSPGQKVRSAARAGDGNMNCTLRVETTDSSLIVKQARPWVEKYPQFAAPWERAFSEAEFYRIVDAHPPLASLMPRLIAFDPVAHVIVLEDLGIASDYTGMYRGQQISSREIEVLAEFLSRLHRDERRNSNGSRLPNREMRALNHAHLFEIPLAVDNGLDLDAITDGLAAQSRILKGDQGYVREVARLGREVYLADGDSLLHGDFYPGSLLRTAGGPRVIDPEFGFYGPAEFDVGVFLAHLLLSSQPAHLRDLWRRAYLAPAPFDDRLMIQLAGVEIMRRIIGYAQLPVGYGLDRKSELLRISRQMVLEPQQSLLRLVEAQQSGNL from the coding sequence ATGAAGCTTACACCGCGCGCCCGATGGCAGGAAACCTGCCCGAACCTATTCTTCCTCGATGCCGGGGAGCCATCGGAACTTGAGGGTTACCTGTTGTCGCTGAAAATCCTGAGTCCGGGTCAAAAGGTTCGGTCAGCCGCCAGGGCCGGGGATGGCAATATGAACTGCACCCTAAGGGTCGAGACCACAGACAGCTCGCTGATTGTGAAGCAGGCGCGGCCCTGGGTTGAAAAGTATCCTCAGTTTGCCGCTCCCTGGGAGCGTGCGTTCAGCGAGGCGGAGTTCTATCGCATCGTGGACGCGCACCCCCCATTGGCGAGCCTCATGCCGCGTCTGATAGCGTTTGATCCGGTGGCACATGTCATCGTGCTCGAGGATCTGGGAATCGCCAGCGACTATACTGGGATGTATCGCGGGCAGCAGATCTCCTCTCGGGAGATCGAGGTTTTGGCCGAATTTCTGTCGCGCCTTCACCGTGATGAGAGGCGCAACTCCAACGGCTCACGTCTGCCCAATCGCGAGATGCGCGCCTTGAATCATGCTCATCTCTTCGAGATTCCGCTAGCCGTCGACAATGGTTTGGATCTGGATGCGATCACGGATGGGCTGGCGGCGCAAAGCCGGATCTTGAAGGGCGATCAAGGCTATGTGCGCGAGGTGGCACGTTTGGGGCGGGAAGTTTATCTTGCGGATGGCGACAGCCTGCTGCATGGCGATTTCTATCCTGGCAGCCTGCTTCGCACTGCCGGTGGGCCGCGGGTGATCGATCCTGAATTCGGATTTTACGGCCCGGCGGAATTCGATGTGGGTGTTTTTCTTGCTCATCTCCTCCTCTCTAGCCAACCCGCGCATCTGCGTGATCTCTGGCGTCGCGCGTATCTCGCTCCTGCCCCATTCGACGACAGGCTCATGATCCAACTGGCGGGCGTGGAGATCATGCGGCGCATCATTGGCTACGCGCAATTGCCGGTGGGATACGGGTTGGATCGGAAGTCTGAATTGCTTCGGATCTCTCGGCAGATGGTTCTTGAGCCGCAGCAGAGCCTGCTGCGCCTCGTTGAAGCTCAGCAGTCCGGGAACTTATGA
- a CDS encoding mechanosensitive ion channel family protein: protein MCCLVMVISALSGVIAVDAQSNGVPVSPPSLPTTSAASPQIWLTFGLDRIEWLHQAPVAGIPLWQYMASLIYIFLAFYVSKVLDLFIAGRVRRWAEGTSTKLDDLLVQLLRGPVKIISFVILLHIGMRVYSWPDVLAEVFSKSSKIIVAVSITYVLLKAMDLVVGLWYQRTTTPENEQFGKQLLPLIGKSLKLFIIIVVALVTSQNLGFDVTGLIASLSIGGLAVGLAAQDTLANLFGAVAVLVDKPFKVGDRIQLDAVDGTVETIGFRSTRVRNLDGHLVTVPNKTMGNATIVNITARPNIKTVMNIGITYDTSTQGVDAAVRIIEEVYRQHENTSDLIVSFNRFESSSLNILVVHWWGNTDYKAYLAGLQQMNLRLKERFDQAGIEFAFPTQTLHLKQEQKPQQSAS from the coding sequence ATGTGTTGTCTCGTGATGGTGATCTCGGCTCTGAGCGGCGTGATCGCCGTGGACGCCCAGTCTAACGGAGTTCCCGTTTCACCTCCATCGTTGCCCACCACGTCGGCCGCAAGCCCGCAGATTTGGTTAACCTTTGGGCTCGATCGGATCGAGTGGCTCCATCAGGCGCCGGTCGCGGGGATCCCGCTGTGGCAATACATGGCTTCGCTCATCTACATCTTCCTGGCTTTTTACGTGTCCAAGGTGCTGGACCTGTTCATTGCGGGACGAGTCAGACGATGGGCAGAGGGCACCTCGACGAAACTGGATGACCTGCTAGTCCAGTTGCTCCGTGGGCCGGTCAAGATCATATCCTTCGTGATCCTGCTGCACATCGGGATGCGGGTCTACTCCTGGCCCGATGTGCTTGCGGAGGTGTTTTCTAAGTCCTCCAAGATCATTGTGGCGGTTTCCATCACCTACGTTCTCCTGAAGGCGATGGATCTGGTGGTGGGCTTGTGGTACCAACGGACGACGACGCCCGAGAATGAGCAGTTCGGCAAGCAACTCTTGCCGCTGATTGGCAAGAGTTTGAAACTCTTCATTATCATCGTCGTGGCGCTGGTGACCTCTCAAAACTTGGGTTTTGACGTCACCGGTTTGATAGCTTCTCTATCCATTGGAGGGCTGGCTGTAGGTCTTGCGGCCCAGGATACCCTGGCCAACCTGTTCGGTGCTGTGGCTGTTTTGGTGGACAAGCCTTTCAAAGTGGGAGACCGAATTCAGCTGGATGCAGTCGACGGCACGGTCGAGACGATCGGGTTCCGAAGCACTCGAGTGAGGAACCTCGACGGTCATCTGGTTACCGTCCCCAACAAAACGATGGGCAATGCGACGATTGTCAACATCACCGCCCGACCCAACATCAAAACCGTGATGAACATCGGGATCACTTATGACACTTCAACCCAGGGCGTCGATGCAGCGGTCAGGATCATTGAGGAAGTTTATCGGCAGCATGAAAACACCTCCGATTTAATTGTTAGTTTTAACCGATTCGAGAGCTCTTCCCTCAACATCCTCGTGGTGCACTGGTGGGGTAATACGGACTACAAAGCTTACCTGGCCGGACTTCAGCAGATGAACTTGCGGCTCAAGGAACGCTTCGATCAAGCCGGAATCGAGTTCGCCTTTCCCACCCAAACACTTCACCTTAAACAGGAGCAGAAGCCCCAGCAGAGTGCTTCCTGA
- a CDS encoding HAD family hydrolase, giving the protein MNPQAIIFDLYNTLLRVALPRTDADEEWTKLCSEMLGSPPPRSHLEFSLACREAVSKKQQEVRAQGIAFPEVDWPQIVATALPAFSSLSSHQQREFIRRQIALVHTISLVPEAVAVLKKMSDRGVLLGIASNAQAYSLNELADELAPHGLGLNLFAKELCFWSFEHGFSKPDPHVFRILTARLGARGVDPDRVLMVGDRLDNDVEPARSQGWMTWHITPSLDDSWKELHLALISNPVSR; this is encoded by the coding sequence ATGAACCCACAAGCCATCATTTTCGACCTCTACAACACCCTGTTACGCGTAGCGCTGCCCAGGACCGATGCCGATGAAGAATGGACGAAGCTCTGCAGCGAGATGCTAGGGTCGCCTCCGCCTCGGTCTCACCTCGAGTTCTCCCTGGCCTGCCGGGAAGCGGTCTCGAAAAAACAACAAGAGGTCAGAGCGCAGGGAATCGCCTTTCCGGAAGTCGACTGGCCTCAAATAGTAGCCACAGCCTTGCCCGCCTTCAGCTCACTCTCATCTCATCAGCAACGAGAATTCATCCGACGGCAGATCGCCCTCGTTCACACGATCAGTCTCGTTCCGGAGGCGGTGGCCGTTCTGAAAAAGATGAGCGATCGCGGTGTTCTCCTCGGAATCGCCTCGAATGCCCAAGCTTACTCCCTCAATGAACTCGCGGATGAACTGGCTCCCCATGGCCTTGGACTCAACCTCTTCGCGAAGGAACTCTGCTTTTGGTCTTTCGAACATGGATTTAGCAAACCGGATCCTCATGTGTTTCGCATACTCACCGCGCGCCTAGGCGCACGAGGCGTCGATCCGGACCGCGTTCTGATGGTCGGAGACCGATTGGACAACGATGTTGAACCCGCTAGGTCCCAGGGGTGGATGACCTGGCATATCACTCCTTCCCTCGATGACAGCTGGAAAGAGCTTCATCTCGCACTCATCTCTAACCCCGTCTCCAGATGA
- a CDS encoding DUF533 domain-containing protein — MTTVEQESILTLALQAAFADGAKHDAERAEIKRIAEGFPHSEVNPAALYQRVLLKQVTPAQAAAQLQSPELRQLAYEMAVCVCDADGAQTEAEKSFLTGLRQELKLAESATAPVTHAAEALALEPLADTTQPLGLPSASQNADVEKMVMNYAILNGALELLPESLATMAIVPLQMKMVYRIGKSYGHELGRGHIKELLAAAGVGLTSQVLEGYARKLLGGLLGKVGGGMVKTIGNQATSSVMSFATTWALGKLAQQYYSGGRQLSAIELRSTYGSLVEQARTLYSRYAGDIQQKSRGVNVSQLLPLIRGQ, encoded by the coding sequence ATGACCACCGTTGAACAGGAATCCATTCTCACTCTCGCGCTCCAGGCCGCCTTCGCCGATGGGGCTAAACACGACGCCGAGCGGGCCGAAATCAAACGCATCGCCGAGGGTTTTCCGCACTCCGAGGTAAATCCGGCGGCGCTTTACCAGCGGGTGCTGCTCAAACAGGTCACGCCGGCGCAAGCCGCGGCCCAGCTCCAATCCCCCGAACTGCGCCAACTCGCGTACGAAATGGCGGTCTGCGTCTGCGATGCCGACGGCGCCCAGACGGAGGCTGAGAAGTCCTTTCTGACGGGACTGAGGCAAGAACTGAAGCTGGCGGAGTCAGCAACGGCGCCCGTCACCCACGCGGCCGAAGCGCTCGCTCTCGAACCGCTGGCGGACACGACACAGCCGCTCGGGCTCCCTTCCGCATCCCAGAACGCGGACGTGGAGAAAATGGTGATGAACTACGCCATTCTCAACGGCGCACTGGAACTGCTGCCCGAATCACTCGCCACCATGGCGATTGTGCCTCTGCAAATGAAAATGGTCTATCGCATTGGCAAAAGCTACGGCCATGAGCTGGGCCGCGGCCACATTAAGGAGTTGTTGGCAGCGGCGGGGGTCGGCCTGACTTCTCAAGTGCTGGAGGGCTATGCGCGGAAGCTCCTGGGGGGATTGTTGGGCAAGGTAGGCGGCGGAATGGTGAAGACGATCGGCAATCAAGCCACCAGCTCGGTGATGTCCTTCGCCACAACCTGGGCATTAGGCAAGTTGGCTCAGCAGTATTATTCGGGTGGACGACAACTGTCGGCCATCGAGCTGCGCTCGACCTACGGATCCCTCGTCGAACAGGCTCGAACGCTTTACTCTCGCTACGCGGGCGATATCCAGCAGAAGTCCCGAGGCGTCAACGTCAGCCAACTGCTGCCCCTCATCCGCGGGCAGTAA
- a CDS encoding ABC transporter ATP-binding protein, which produces MSVATEPSVGVEATGLTKVYGRGHTEVVAVRDVTISVARGEIVALLGPSGAGKSTLLTAMALINPPTAGQIRIGGKLVMDGPTALVDLRAFRRQHLGFVFQKANLIPFLDARENVQVALEINDVPSNVARQRAMGLLDYLGVAHRADNLPDALSGGEQQRIAVARALANQPSLILADEPTAALDSHRGRQVMELFAKVAHEQNAAVIVVTHDARALEIFDRIVEMEDGRLK; this is translated from the coding sequence ATGAGCGTCGCCACTGAGCCATCCGTCGGGGTTGAGGCGACCGGGTTGACGAAGGTGTATGGGCGCGGACATACCGAGGTCGTGGCTGTGAGAGATGTGACGATCAGCGTGGCGCGTGGGGAGATTGTGGCCTTGCTCGGCCCCAGCGGGGCGGGGAAGTCCACCTTGCTGACCGCGATGGCGCTCATCAATCCGCCGACCGCCGGCCAGATTCGCATCGGTGGAAAGTTGGTGATGGATGGCCCAACCGCCTTGGTGGATCTGCGCGCCTTTCGGCGGCAGCACCTTGGCTTCGTTTTCCAGAAAGCCAATCTCATCCCGTTCCTGGATGCGCGGGAGAACGTTCAAGTGGCGCTTGAGATCAACGATGTTCCCTCCAACGTCGCCCGCCAGCGTGCAATGGGATTGCTGGACTATTTGGGTGTCGCTCATCGGGCCGACAACCTGCCGGATGCGCTATCTGGTGGCGAGCAACAGCGCATTGCCGTGGCGCGCGCGCTAGCCAACCAGCCGAGCTTGATTCTGGCCGACGAGCCCACGGCTGCGCTCGACAGTCACCGGGGTCGGCAGGTGATGGAGCTTTTCGCCAAGGTGGCGCACGAGCAGAACGCGGCGGTCATCGTCGTCACCCACGACGCACGCGCCCTCGAAATCTTTGATCGCATCGTCGAGATGGAGGACGGACGGTTGAAGTAA
- a CDS encoding cation-transporting P-type ATPase — MENRSTISWHELSTAEVARLLEVDFAAGLSADEVSSRRQKSGFNRVTSRPATPAWLKWMRQFNQPLVYILLVAVGVTAFLGEWVDSSVIFGVVLINAVVGFLQEAKAEKAIEALAKMVATETTVRRDGRKSRIHSEQLVPGDVVLLQAGDRVPADLRLFQVRNLQADESALTGESLPVTKHVGALARDTILADRKNLAYTGTLVTSGEAAGVVWAIGDETETGRISHLISSAVELSTPLTKKIAQFSKLVLWVIVGLAVATFALGVGRGEKPVEMFMASVALAVGAIPEGLPAAVTIVLAIGVSRMAKRQAIIRKLPAVETLGSTTIICSDKTGTLTENQMTVQEIFAGGRLYQVTGAGYEPAGEILFDAKSANLQEHPALAECLLAGVLCNASQLLREDGRLRVQGDPTEAALLVAAEKGGVIHADVHSRTPVIDTIPFESEHMFRATLHEAREGRVIYKIGALERLLERCTDALGDDGALTTLDKDAVHRAAEAMAVRGLRVLAMSRREVESHHASLEHSHVTQGFTFLGLQAMMDPPRPAAIAAVQQCQRAGIAVKMITGDHLVTARAIAGKIGLKGREEHGSLVALSGRELEALSDQELLNVAEHTAVFARVAPEQKLRLVKALQARGHVVAMTGDGVNDAPALKQADIGVAMGISGTDVAKGAAAMILTDDNFASIQAAVEEGRGVFDNLTKFIVWTLPTNAGEAMILLSAIVLGTQLPAVPVQLLWVNMMTSILLGLMLVFEPKEHDLMERPPRRPERPLLTYPLIMRTGLVSLIMLAGAFWLFYWELKMEGETLAEARTAVINVIVLVEIAYLFSCRSLNHSVFTIGLFTNRWAIGGALAMLSAQLLFTYAPVMNRLFHTAPISAESWLRIILVAVAAFAAVELEKWIRFGGRRGEHTIPE, encoded by the coding sequence ATGGAGAATCGAAGCACAATTTCCTGGCACGAGTTGTCGACCGCAGAAGTCGCACGCCTGCTCGAGGTCGATTTTGCGGCCGGACTCTCGGCGGATGAGGTTTCGAGCCGACGCCAGAAGTCCGGCTTCAATCGCGTCACCTCTAGGCCCGCGACGCCGGCGTGGCTCAAATGGATGCGGCAGTTCAATCAGCCGCTGGTTTACATCTTGCTGGTGGCGGTCGGGGTCACGGCCTTCCTTGGCGAATGGGTGGATTCGTCGGTCATCTTCGGCGTCGTGCTGATCAATGCCGTGGTCGGTTTCCTGCAGGAGGCGAAAGCCGAGAAAGCGATCGAGGCGCTCGCCAAGATGGTCGCTACCGAAACCACCGTGCGGCGCGACGGACGGAAGTCGCGCATCCACTCGGAGCAACTGGTGCCGGGGGATGTGGTCCTGCTTCAGGCCGGCGACCGCGTGCCCGCCGACCTGCGCCTGTTCCAGGTGCGGAACCTGCAAGCGGATGAGTCTGCCTTGACCGGCGAATCGCTTCCCGTGACCAAGCATGTTGGCGCCCTCGCGCGGGACACGATCCTGGCTGATCGGAAGAACCTCGCCTACACCGGCACCCTCGTCACGAGCGGCGAGGCGGCAGGCGTGGTGTGGGCCATCGGAGACGAAACGGAAACCGGACGAATCTCGCATCTCATTTCCAGCGCGGTGGAGTTGTCCACCCCGTTGACGAAAAAAATCGCGCAGTTCAGCAAACTGGTGCTGTGGGTCATTGTTGGACTGGCAGTAGCCACCTTCGCGCTCGGTGTGGGACGAGGTGAGAAGCCAGTCGAGATGTTCATGGCGTCAGTGGCTCTGGCAGTTGGGGCAATTCCTGAAGGCCTTCCGGCGGCGGTCACCATTGTCCTGGCCATCGGCGTTTCTCGCATGGCCAAGCGGCAGGCCATTATCCGTAAGTTGCCCGCCGTCGAAACCCTGGGCAGCACCACCATCATCTGCTCCGACAAGACCGGCACCCTTACTGAGAACCAGATGACGGTACAGGAGATCTTCGCGGGGGGAAGGCTATACCAGGTGACGGGGGCCGGCTATGAACCCGCAGGTGAGATTCTCTTCGATGCGAAGTCGGCAAATTTGCAGGAACATCCCGCGCTCGCGGAATGCCTGCTCGCCGGAGTGCTGTGCAATGCGTCGCAACTCCTGCGCGAGGACGGACGACTCCGAGTCCAGGGCGACCCCACCGAGGCGGCGCTGCTCGTCGCCGCCGAAAAAGGCGGAGTCATTCACGCCGACGTGCACAGCCGGACGCCAGTCATTGACACGATCCCCTTCGAGTCCGAGCACATGTTCCGCGCCACCTTGCATGAAGCACGCGAGGGCCGGGTGATTTACAAAATCGGCGCGCTGGAACGATTGCTGGAACGTTGCACCGACGCGCTCGGGGATGACGGGGCGCTCACCACACTCGATAAAGACGCCGTCCACCGTGCCGCCGAGGCCATGGCAGTGAGAGGACTCCGCGTCCTGGCCATGAGCCGGCGTGAAGTGGAGTCGCACCACGCCAGCCTTGAGCACTCCCATGTGACGCAGGGATTCACCTTTCTGGGCTTGCAGGCGATGATGGATCCCCCGCGGCCGGCCGCCATCGCGGCCGTACAGCAGTGCCAGCGGGCTGGCATTGCCGTGAAGATGATTACCGGCGACCATCTTGTCACCGCGCGCGCCATCGCCGGCAAGATCGGGTTGAAAGGTCGAGAGGAGCACGGGAGCCTAGTCGCCTTGTCTGGACGGGAGTTAGAGGCGCTTTCCGATCAAGAGCTTCTCAATGTCGCTGAACACACCGCCGTTTTCGCTCGGGTCGCGCCCGAGCAGAAGCTGCGCTTGGTGAAAGCGCTGCAGGCCCGCGGGCATGTCGTTGCCATGACCGGCGATGGAGTGAACGACGCCCCGGCACTCAAGCAGGCCGACATCGGGGTGGCCATGGGCATCAGCGGAACCGATGTCGCCAAGGGTGCTGCGGCCATGATCCTCACCGATGACAATTTCGCCAGCATCCAAGCAGCCGTGGAGGAAGGCCGCGGAGTATTCGACAATCTGACCAAATTCATCGTCTGGACCCTGCCGACCAATGCAGGCGAGGCGATGATCCTATTGTCAGCGATCGTCCTGGGGACTCAGCTGCCGGCCGTGCCGGTGCAACTTTTGTGGGTGAACATGATGACGTCCATCCTGCTTGGGCTGATGCTGGTCTTCGAGCCCAAGGAGCACGACTTAATGGAGCGTCCACCTCGGCGGCCTGAGCGCCCACTGCTGACCTACCCACTGATCATGCGCACCGGGCTGGTGTCGCTCATCATGCTAGCCGGGGCGTTCTGGCTGTTCTACTGGGAGCTAAAAATGGAGGGTGAAACCCTGGCTGAAGCGCGCACCGCCGTCATCAACGTCATCGTGCTCGTGGAAATTGCTTACCTGTTCAGCTGCCGCTCCCTCAACCACTCCGTCTTTACCATTGGACTGTTCACCAATCGGTGGGCCATCGGTGGCGCGCTGGCAATGCTCTCCGCGCAACTCCTGTTTACTTACGCTCCGGTGATGAACAGGCTGTTCCACACCGCACCGATCAGCGCGGAATCCTGGCTGCGGATCATTCTGGTGGCGGTTGCCGCCTTTGCTGCGGTGGAGTTAGAAAAGTGGATCCGGTTCGGCGGGCGCCGCGGAGAGCATACCATCCCCGAATGA
- a CDS encoding sigma-70 family RNA polymerase sigma factor produces MDDLAPTRWTLIERLKKTEDSRSWQDFFDAYWRLIYSAARKMGCTETEAQDVVQETVISVFKSIPGLETKAERGSFKSWLLKITHRRIIDVLRKRPPAHVQPAPKVDHESTTGPVNKVADPSGFGLEAYWEKEWKENLFQAALDRVKSEVTPRQFQIFYLLMAKGMSASEVAKALRVSSAQVYLTKHRVGSLVKKIVKRLESNR; encoded by the coding sequence ATGGATGACCTTGCACCCACCCGGTGGACGCTGATCGAGCGCCTGAAGAAGACGGAGGATTCCCGTTCCTGGCAGGACTTCTTCGATGCCTATTGGCGTCTGATCTATTCGGCAGCGCGCAAGATGGGTTGCACGGAAACCGAGGCTCAGGATGTTGTTCAAGAGACGGTTATCTCGGTGTTTAAGTCAATACCGGGTCTGGAGACCAAGGCCGAACGGGGCTCTTTTAAGTCCTGGCTGCTCAAGATCACCCATCGACGGATCATTGATGTGTTGCGTAAACGCCCGCCTGCGCATGTTCAGCCTGCACCCAAGGTCGACCACGAAAGCACAACAGGTCCCGTGAACAAGGTTGCCGACCCTTCCGGATTCGGACTCGAGGCTTACTGGGAAAAGGAGTGGAAGGAGAACCTCTTTCAGGCGGCTCTGGATCGGGTGAAGTCCGAAGTCACGCCGCGGCAGTTCCAAATCTTTTATCTGCTCATGGCCAAAGGGATGAGTGCCAGTGAAGTTGCTAAGGCCCTGCGCGTGTCGTCGGCTCAGGTCTACCTGACGAAACATCGGGTTGGATCGCTAGTGAAGAAAATCGTGAAACGTTTAGAGAGCAATCGATGA
- a CDS encoding putative Na+/H+ antiporter → MTPSSSELLASVLFGLAVLHTFSVKRFAHWAHHYPPGSVQHQLLHFLAETEVVFGLWAAALFMGIAGLKGSIHDAVAYVESLNYTEPKFVLVVMVVAATRPVVTLAEQCISLAARWLPVREGIGFYLAALILGPLLGSFITEPAAMTLLALLLKRRYFDRAISRRLAYATLGLLFVNVSIGGTLTHFAAPPVLMVAAKWNWDMAFMLQTFGWRAAAACVVSTVVVVGLFRKELSALEPERQPSRPIPVWLTTAHLMFLAAVVGFAHHPDVFFGVLMLFLGLVTATREHQDDLKLREGLLVGFFLAGLVTLGSLQAYWLKPLLTSLSGSALFFGATGLTALTDNAALTYLGSLVEGLSDELKYALVAGAVTGGGLTVIANAPNPAGVGILRDAKVFEDEGISPLGLFLGALMPTTVAILFFWILH, encoded by the coding sequence ATGACCCCATCCTCCTCCGAACTCCTGGCATCCGTCCTCTTCGGACTCGCGGTGCTGCACACCTTCTCCGTGAAACGATTTGCCCACTGGGCACACCACTATCCTCCGGGATCCGTGCAGCATCAACTTCTGCATTTCCTGGCGGAGACCGAAGTCGTCTTCGGGCTCTGGGCAGCGGCTCTGTTCATGGGCATCGCTGGATTGAAGGGATCGATTCACGACGCCGTCGCCTATGTGGAGTCGCTCAACTACACCGAACCGAAGTTTGTCCTGGTGGTCATGGTCGTGGCCGCGACACGCCCAGTGGTTACGTTGGCCGAGCAGTGCATCTCGCTGGCTGCACGTTGGCTGCCGGTTCGCGAGGGCATCGGGTTCTATTTGGCAGCGCTGATCCTGGGTCCGCTGCTCGGTTCGTTCATCACGGAGCCAGCGGCCATGACGTTGCTGGCCCTGCTGCTGAAGCGTCGCTATTTTGATCGCGCCATCAGCCGAAGGCTGGCGTATGCCACCCTAGGCCTGCTTTTTGTCAACGTTTCGATCGGGGGCACGCTCACGCATTTCGCCGCTCCTCCGGTTCTCATGGTGGCGGCCAAATGGAATTGGGACATGGCGTTCATGCTGCAGACCTTCGGCTGGCGGGCCGCGGCCGCATGTGTCGTGTCGACCGTAGTCGTGGTTGGGCTCTTCCGAAAGGAACTCAGCGCCCTGGAGCCGGAGCGCCAGCCATCACGTCCCATCCCCGTGTGGTTGACGACCGCCCACCTGATGTTCTTGGCGGCAGTGGTGGGTTTCGCTCACCATCCCGATGTATTCTTCGGAGTGCTCATGCTCTTCTTGGGGCTGGTGACCGCCACACGCGAGCACCAGGACGACCTCAAACTTCGCGAGGGGCTGCTGGTGGGATTCTTTCTCGCCGGCCTGGTCACCCTTGGATCGCTGCAGGCCTACTGGCTTAAGCCACTACTGACCAGTCTTAGCGGAAGCGCCTTGTTCTTTGGCGCAACCGGACTCACTGCGCTCACCGATAACGCCGCGCTCACTTACTTGGGTTCGCTGGTCGAAGGACTCTCGGACGAACTCAAGTATGCCCTGGTGGCCGGGGCGGTGACCGGAGGCGGTTTGACGGTCATCGCCAATGCGCCCAACCCCGCCGGAGTAGGCATTCTGCGGGACGCCAAGGTCTTCGAGGACGAGGGCATCAGTCCGTTAGGCCTGTTCCTGGGGGCATTGATGCCGACCACTGTTGCCATTCTGTTCTTTTGGATCTTGCACTAG
- a CDS encoding ADP-ribosylglycohydrolase family protein: MRGIHRRKFLTLGAASLAWGALPRLGVGADARPPVDLGDRIRGLVFGTVIGDALGGPIEFQARERVQGLTDPPKVWRNGETLDADGRAAAAARLRLRSYRDLRPGTESYGQWNPNSLPGTITDDSRHKLVLLHGLHQVDREKRWPFTVKDLAQAFLTWPSSAAVVGRAGYAELAKDWLEEWQLGARWVLGERDLLQALPPERMWQGLATCCGQMTLLPLAVLYAGQPTAAYRAAYTLGFFDNGIGKDLNAALVAGLAHALTVSYEPGAQSAPYQALVKSMRETDPLRFQKIRWSERAVNRWLNLAASMVKSAEGQPARLFVSLDHEFAQTTKWEAQVPFVVAFACLELADYDPLAALQLSMEWGHDTDSYAQLVGAIVGAIHGASLFPSAWREAVTERLKADHGIDLDEECRFLTRLHRDAQGRTLVAEA, translated from the coding sequence ATGAGAGGAATCCATCGGCGCAAATTTCTGACTCTAGGCGCTGCGAGTCTGGCGTGGGGTGCCCTTCCTCGGCTCGGTGTCGGAGCCGATGCGCGTCCGCCGGTAGATTTGGGGGATCGTATTCGAGGCCTGGTTTTTGGAACGGTCATTGGTGACGCATTGGGCGGGCCTATTGAGTTCCAGGCTCGTGAGCGGGTTCAGGGTCTGACGGATCCCCCCAAGGTCTGGCGGAATGGTGAAACGTTGGATGCGGATGGGCGGGCGGCTGCCGCAGCTCGGTTACGGCTACGATCCTATCGGGATCTGCGTCCGGGGACGGAGTCCTATGGACAATGGAACCCCAACTCCTTGCCCGGAACGATCACCGACGACTCCCGCCACAAGTTGGTGCTGCTTCATGGGCTGCATCAGGTTGATCGTGAAAAGCGATGGCCGTTCACGGTGAAGGATCTAGCGCAAGCCTTTCTGACGTGGCCCAGTTCTGCGGCGGTCGTGGGCCGGGCCGGTTACGCGGAGCTGGCCAAAGACTGGCTGGAGGAGTGGCAGCTGGGCGCGAGATGGGTTTTGGGAGAACGAGATCTGCTGCAGGCGCTGCCACCGGAGCGAATGTGGCAAGGGTTGGCCACGTGCTGTGGTCAGATGACTCTCTTGCCGTTGGCGGTGTTGTATGCTGGGCAGCCGACGGCGGCCTATCGGGCGGCGTATACGTTGGGATTTTTCGACAATGGCATCGGGAAGGATTTAAACGCGGCTTTGGTGGCGGGCCTGGCACACGCGCTTACGGTTTCTTATGAACCCGGCGCTCAATCGGCTCCCTATCAGGCCCTGGTGAAGTCCATGCGCGAGACCGACCCGCTTCGGTTTCAGAAGATCCGATGGTCCGAGCGAGCGGTCAACCGATGGCTGAACCTGGCGGCGTCGATGGTGAAATCGGCTGAGGGTCAGCCCGCCCGATTGTTCGTCTCGCTCGATCACGAATTCGCCCAGACCACGAAGTGGGAGGCCCAGGTCCCGTTTGTGGTGGCGTTCGCGTGTCTGGAGTTGGCGGACTACGATCCTCTGGCAGCGCTTCAACTTTCCATGGAATGGGGACACGACACCGACTCCTACGCCCAGCTAGTCGGTGCTATCGTGGGTGCCATTCACGGAGCGTCGTTGTTTCCGTCTGCCTGGCGCGAAGCGGTAACCGAGCGCTTGAAAGCGGATCACGGCATCGATTTGGATGAAGAGTGCCGATTCTTGACCCGGCTTCATCGAGACGCCCAGGGTCGCACCCTCGTGGCTGAGGCGTGA